Within Topomyia yanbarensis strain Yona2022 chromosome 2, ASM3024719v1, whole genome shotgun sequence, the genomic segment tgcgcAGTGctgtccaacacgcgactgagcttgtccattCAAATAATATGCTTtgtttgtgttgtgctcgtttccagcacacttttatgtataattattcgtacacaaaatcgattgtacatgcgagctccatttgcaaacacggttagcATTgcgtcgtggtattagttgtctctttcgctctacccatcatcatcagcgttgattcattttactTGGTGCGCTTGTAACGCGCAAAGTGGTTTAAtcgagggattgcccttcctatgatgattctcagggatagaccgttccaacatcaaattatggtcttatcaaattttggtcttgtcaaactgccactcttcttattcttatccgGGCACACTCTTCTTTcctttggggcagaccctcggATTTAATCCAATTTTCGCTTATGGGAAATAATATTGCATAATGCAAGACGTTTGGCTCCCGAGCCAAGAggcaagagttcgttttcgctttctcgtcagcaaacctgagCCTCTGTGCTTGCTTTCCGGGACAGcactcgggacaagtcagttgctttgaacgttcacatgtgtcgtgtgaactcgttggatttttttttgtgtctaactagtgcttatttgggtactagtttagatacatcgtctaactagacacccagatggtgctagttactgacgagatgataATTCCTATCAATTTAGATTGCCTCTACTATCTTCTTCATGTAACTGGAGTATTGTACATATTCTAAGAGAAtcgtattgagcattggaatgtaaaaaattgagcagcttgtaTCACTGCGGAAGAAGCACAcgtcttgatcaaaacaggtatTTCGTGTTTCATGACACCAACAGTcctaagaaaaaatagttttggaacccgagcaaattctcatgggttcaaaaACCATACAACCCCTTAAAAATATCATGAAAATGGTCCGCGTCAAATTTTACAACCAGCAAAACACCATGAAATGGTCTCAAACCCCCTTaaatagggtaaccaacctaatttggacccctacatattttgggccctgttaatgtatttgcctcctacactgccaagtttctctgcatttgtttcgtttgatgcagcaattacattccttgggttgtatattcagtttcaatatcattagttcatctctaattgtttaaaattaaacagaatccacaattttcaaaaatatcaccgaaaacgttccatgtttcaacgatagccaagaggaaccggtggaaatgatacattttcaaattggatttaaatgtaccattataatattttttatcgatttaattagtttgactgatttggtattatgaatgtaacgtgtttgaaaaggtttcttcgtaatgttttatctaaaaaatcttaaataaatggtgtccacaatatgtcttaaaaaattgatatcaacttactttggacacccctcgattttctttcttgacagctatttgtttatcgagttagaataatcaaaaagtgaaaaatttcgtaacggtaggtcgcctgctctttttggtcaaattatttaaaaatgttcaaaccaatggatgtcgaaaatcgaacgattgaggaacattttattgaagaccataatatgaccaaagaggagacttctgaaatccatgttgaagaacatttgtagttcgaatttgttgaactcgacgagctatatgttgacaaatctagaagacatatcacagctaaataatgataataagagtgtgcttgctgaattcctagaatctcctgaaacactcacacgaacagaaacatcacgattcaagcgacgtagtcctgctgttttaacattgcgccgaacagttgaataccacaaggcgaaaactgaagaaaaaactacaaggggcagccctatggggttgcacgagctgtagacgtaggactatactacttaaccTATTATATCCCAGGGGTtccaaaaagtgagccaaatgcagtgatatcttcaattccatcaaaaaatgtatcaaagattattggaaaaataccaaaattctacagtaaatactcgttaaacgatggatagttctgcgtatgaaatttcatacgctaggatataatgggttaatgtaaaatatttattttcttagtacatttatagtaataataaataaaacatatttcttacgtgtGGTTTagtcacaaccaatcaacatcgaatgttatatattgaaccaaaccttcttggttatcaggtcatttcatttgtagtaggtgatcgaatccgattaaacttatttaagaagatctgaagaaagaagacagaaaactttgaccaactaatatctggaactaaatctttatagcataagattagcttgtaaaaacttttcgattgtgtgtggtaaaaaacccgggccagtgaagaaaaatcaaattttagacaatataatcgcatttcatgtatagaccaagcattctagttatattttaccattattgtaactttcctaaagtacgcatacaaatatagcgaatgcagtggtcttaatcatatatctaaactatatatcgaaaacaattttatatatggacaagatgcgtttttgcaacggtttttcaagtggcagtgtattcattcataaataggctttgtagtatgtacctattagtagaatcaaaatactataggctgagtggaaatgaatcacgtgaaggggaaatgaatcaatgaattgatcgaacgtaaataataaactttcgttgtgcaatttagtaacaaattagatctacctacctacacattcgcctcaaacatcaaacccaagcgcacaaagcaaaatgaatgaacgctgatgatgatgggtagagtgaaagagacattttttattttgtgtacgaataattatacataaaagtgtgcgtaaacgagcacaacacaaaagatagcatagtgtttgaacgggcAAGCTCATTCGCactcactgggtagcgtacctccacaggtaatgtaacggacttctaactcagctacactggctgtgaaagcacacagcgcagtgaccTGCTTTGGCTGCCgctcaacagggaactgagcgtgttcggcgaaatccgtccgtttaaatagtcgatgatgacgtcattcatagaagcgtagcgcgctaggtacacaaatctgtcgtgctggactagggaagcgctatcttctgtgtgtaaatgcgcgatattttgactaggttgtacattatttaaatttttagtgccatgatatcaaaaatctttgggtttatctattggaatcaattcttagaagtatttcggggcgatatgcgcaaaaaatttgaaaatttatcgtgagatggctgaattatatgcgtttaaaattggaccacttttcgttacataccatttttgtagaatttgcaacgtgcacccctatatcgaaaacaaagacgtagtcctacgtcaaaaggaaagtaaaggaagagaaacaaagaaaatctgagcttagaaagaataacaaaaaaccacctcgtaaacaaaagaattaaaaattaatatttagtacaagaagattcctgacgaactttgaaccttgatttatcatccacttgaggatgttactccataatactgctacagatgaattgttacacgaaatatattattgttaactctattgcataacatttaatgctgctttgttaagtGTGCAGTAACTtaattgtaccgaaagtttttctattctattagtgtaccatttttgattggcagtcactgattttcttatgttcttctttcatgcattaaatatactgcaaagagaacgagtcagtaagtcagtttagtagaaaaaacttcactgtttccaaaatatattcagtcacattcagtgtgtccaaaatatgcttggaacactgtccaaataagtgtggaagggtccgaaatgtgaaaaatttatgCTGTGAAGAAATGTCCTTTTTTGAGTTTATGtaaatgtataaaacatccattgacagttttctttcaagaacgGTAATTTTGGAGgagactcgtgcatgtattgcattaaaaaacataagcaagcgaatattttttgacgttcacgtaatatcacttcctctaggggtccaaaatttaTTGGTTACCCTACACCAGAATATGGTTTTTAAATGGGAtcttccggaccatggtgatggtgtttcaCCATGCAGTGGAGGTGAATTTTGACCATAATCATGGGGGCGCTATGGGCtcttcgtttgctcgggtatgCGGGGGAAAATAGTTGTTTAAGAAGGGGTTAACAATGAACCAAACAACCTGTATGTTCCGGTCGATTCGAtatattaaaaacaaataatatagttatgattcgctggttggacactttttaactggaccgcttttttagttggacctccgctagttggaccattatccaactaaaaagcatctgaacgccagAATcgcatgtcaaatttactttgataatcaatctgacaatatttagagatgtgaacagatgcatttacactgccaacatctcctttggaaagtttttgacatttgtcagtcgatccaactagcgaatcatgactgtatattagggtgtcccaaaatgacatcatgttaaaaagtcatcgggctcacttcttaaatgaaaggttagggtattaggatcattttcttcttcggagtgagtttgctaaaacgcttcctactggtggcgacttttgattttttgaaaaatgggccgattttggataaaatttatgcctgtggtcatagatttttttcagcatttttttatttttcaggagacccaaacggagaagtttggttagttagtttgtacaaattttgaattataagagcggccgAGCCATTAAAActcagtaaaaagtgaaatttttggtgcttttcagtattttttcttcaaaactgggcatctacaaaattttaaaaatacagaaaacactttatatagttgagccgaatttaggggcgtaattttgctgaaaaaagtgtatagctacggccaatggggtataagttatctacgtttttgttaaataaccttttgacattttatgatattcataaaaataacactgttctacaaaataaaacaacttaagtggacttagtccgcatattatttttcggaaaatagaaggaaaatgatgaaaaatggcgtttttcgcttgtctctagtacaacaaaatcggtttttatgagcatttgacgattttttaaaaaaatattttctatattaatagccacctagcgggtttgaaaatcactaaaattaaacaaatatgttgagttaatggcaagttatgacgtatatttgaaggctgaattgattaacgtactCACATTTTGTATGTAAAGTCTTATAGTCATGTTAGGAACattgaagtggagaaaaatgcagaagagtgaggtgagtgttgaaaaactgatatttactgtttagatcacataattccgatatagtcaaatttggggcaaatatcctcaaaaaagttttacaacagaatacagcgcatcttctgacacaattgttttattgaagatgcctcctagaagtaattatggagaattaactattcaaaaaataattagagacttggcgtcattagcaaagttattatttttataatttaagttacaaaaaaaatcatcagatgctcattaaacctcgtcctgacatactaaagacgtacagaaaacgtcatttttcataattttccttctatttttcgaaaaataatgtgtggtcaaagcacatttgaactgatttactttttggaacagaattatttttgataaattgctaaaaatgttaaaGGTTATCTatcaaaaacttaaataactcataccccattagccatagctatacactttcttcagcaaaattacgcccctgaattcggctcagctatataaagtgttttctgaacttttaaaattttgtagatacccagttttgaagaaaaaatactgaaaaacaccaaaaatttcactttttactaacttttaatggccctgccgctctaataattccaaatttgtacaaactaactaaccaaacttctccgtttgggtctcctgaaaaataaaaaaatgctgaaaaaaatttatgacagttcaggaccacttcaacaggcagtGGCGGAtctagggggagggtcttgggggtccggacccccccccccccgaaaatttttaacttcttgagaaatttttaaatagtttctattttaaattcattctaagttcaaaatcattccaaaacaGATTCGATAACCAGAACCGATTTTAATTGAATGagtatattacatattacgtattgtacaatgaacatttcaaagtcgaaattttggaccccctccgaaattttttgctggatccgctcctgtcaacaggcataaatttgaaattttatccaaactcggcccatttttcaaaaaatcaaaagtcgccaccagtaggaagcgttttagcaaactcactccgaagaagaaagtggtcctaataccctaacctttcattgaagaagtgagcccgatgacttttttaacatgatgtcattttgggacaccctacgtATATGAAACAATTGAATTCGAGTTATTAAAAACCTGGTACAAAAAAGTTTGAGGCATTTAAACATTTCTAGTTTTCAACTAAATTTGGAATATGTTTGCAAGACCGATTTTACTGCGAAATATGATTGTACATATCTGTAAATATAAAAAAGCTATGATAAACGCATTTGTTGCATGTTATTCTAATTGGCATGGATTGAAACTAGTAGCATGCAATAGTACCTTTCTCAGTTGCAATATTCCTACCAATCTGTAGTTTATCCTGGATCTAAGAGTTCAATTTAATTTCTTCTCCATTTTAGAACCCAGTCCGATGACGACGAAAATTCTCACGAGATTCACATCGCCAACGGCATTTTCCTCGATGACGAATTCAATCTGAATCCACTATACGACATGACGGCCAAGGAACTGTACCGCAGTGAGGTGGAAAAGCTAGATTTCGTTACAAAACCGGACGAGTCCACCAAACGCATAAATGTATGGGTTAACGAGAGTACTCATGGCAAGATTCCCGAAATATTTCCCACCCCCGTCGGAAGCAATACAGTAATGGTGATTGCCAGCGCGCTGTATTTCAAAGCCCTATGGAAAGACATGTTCATTGAGGGTGGCACTAGGTCTAGGGATTTTTTCCCCAATGGAAAAAACGACAGCTCCATCAAGGTGGATATGATGGCCCACGGTGGATGTTTTCCGTTTTATGAATCAACTGATTTGGATGCGAGGATTTTAGGGATTCCCTACGAAAAGAATTTATCAACCATGTACATAATAAAGCCCAATCACTCCAGCCGTCAAGTACTCCAGGAATTGGTCGCTAAGTTGGATGGTACCACAATAAATGAAATGATTGATAAAATGAAGATGAAAACTGCCATTGTCCTGTTCCCAAAGATGCACATTTCCAAAACACTTGATTTaaaaaaggtattgaaatctCTCGGTGTTCGTTCACCGTTTCAACAGGCACGAAGCGAACTATCCGGTATTTCCGGTGATTCGAAAGCTATGGCTAGTAGCGTAGAGTCCTCAGCCTCTCCGGAAGTATCCAACCAATTCCGACCTGCAGTAAACCTACCGCATTATTCGCGATTCAAAAATAAAACCACTCCAGCTAATCCGAACCAACTGGTTTTTTCTCGAAACGACATTGATAAAAGTACCACGCCAACTGAGATGCCAACCACGCTGGACACAAATATGATTGATGAAGAGGAGG encodes:
- the LOC131679176 gene encoding serine protease inhibitor 28Dc-like isoform X2, with the translated sequence MKLKYTLGIILLVISQHAYCQRSQPDGSSEPSNSNSLDVVANSVTNLAQKISRAIVSQRSKTEIFSPVSIAGALSLLLLGSGGTTRSELMDLMGFSSEQINFTDIHKGFGKLFRELVSNDPSVKANVPWRENDKCNNIDYEDDDFMSSRGSFHSSAKGSRPRRDAETQSDDDENSHEIHIANGIFLDDEFNLNPLYDMTAKELYRSEVEKLDFVTKPDESTKRINVWVNESTHGKIPEIFPTPVGSNTVMVIASALYFKALWKDMFIEGGTRSRDFFPNGKNDSSIKVDMMAHGGCFPFYESTDLDARILGIPYEKNLSTMYIIKPNHSSRQVLQELVAKLDGTTINEMIDKMKMKTAIVLFPKMHISKTLDLKKVLKSLGVRSPFQQARSELSGISGDSKAMASSVESSASPEVSNQFRPAVNLPHYSRFKNKTTPANPNQLVFSRNDIDKSTTPTEMPTTLDTNMIDEEEVPTTTGASKAAKLSNKSLRLRRDVSYKTPTEVKGKPAPLSSKDFFLNKRIVKPTGGKKLRRSRRTTQNLYVSDAVHKVDLEINERGTEGGAATAISLNRSGTSVVFKANEPFLLIIRNDKTKLPIFFGSVYDPRD